The Lactuca sativa cultivar Salinas chromosome 2, Lsat_Salinas_v11, whole genome shotgun sequence genome includes a window with the following:
- the LOC111882673 gene encoding protein ASPARTIC PROTEASE IN GUARD CELL 1: MASHFFLFLSLLTLYAAGTATATATSATLDVASSVQKTLDLLNPTLLQQQLEKTTPESTSSSLSFTLHPRSSIHHTHHHHHDYESLTLSRLARDTHRVTSLTTKLNFALAGTNKSELKPVVQTDSMLQPEDFSTPVSSGISQGSGEYFARVGLGTPVQSYYMVIDTGSDINWLQCQPCSDCYQQTDPIYNPSASTSYGTLACGSRECSSLEITACRNDVCLYQVSYGDGSFTVGDFVTETVTFGKSGSVPKVAMGCGHDNEGLFVGAGGLLALGGGPLSLPSQIKATSFSYCLVDRDSKTSSTLEFNSAPPANSVTAPLLRNPRVKTYLYVGMTGITVGGRPLSIPPYIFAVDATGRGGVIVDSGTAVTRLQSQAYNSLRDAFTRQARNLKPTEGFSLFDTCFDFSELTRVAVPTVGLTFTGGKTLPLKPENYLIPVDSRGKFCLAFAPTDSSLSIIGNVQQQGTRVGYDLTKSTVSFSPNNC; this comes from the coding sequence ATGGCTTCTcacttctttctctttctctctttacTCACGCTCTACGCTGCCGGAaccgccaccgccaccgccaCGTCCGCCACTCTCGACGTCGCGTCCTCTGTCCAGAAAACTCTCGACCTCCTGAACCCCACTTTACTCCAACAACAATTAGAAAAAACCACACCTGAATCGACATCTTCTTCGTTGTCTTTCACCCTCCACCCTCGATCCTCCATCCACcatacccaccaccaccaccatgattACGAATCTCTAACCCTCTCAAGACTCGCTCGCGACACGCACCGAGTCACCTCGCTCACGACGAAGCTCAATTTCGCACTCGCCGGAACCAATAAGTCGGAGTTGAAACCGGTTGTTCAAACTGACTCGATGTTGCAACCGGAGGATTTCTCTACTCCGGTTTCCTCCGGGATATCTCAGGGAAGCGGGGAATACTTTGCTAGAGTCGGATTGGGTACGCCGGTGCAATCGTACTACATGGTTATCGACACCGGAAGTGATATCAATTGGCTTCAATGTCAGCCTTGCTCCGATTGCTACCAGCAAACGGATCCGATTTATAACCCTTCGGCGTCGACTTCTTATGGTACGTTAGCCTGCGGCTCTCGGGAGTGCTCGTCGCTGGAAATCACCGCCTGCCGGAACGATGTTTGTTTGTACCAGGTGTCGTACGGAGACGGGTCGTTCACCGTCGGGGATTTCGTGACGGAGACGGTGACGTTTGGGAAGTCCGGTTCCGTTCCGAAGGTAGCGATGGGTTGCGGTCACGATAACGAAGGATTGTTCGTCGGCGCTGGAGGGCTTCTTGCTCTGGGCGGTGGGCCATTATCTTTACCTTCACAGATCAAAGCGACGTCATTTTCGTACTGTCTTGTTGATCGTGATTCCAAAACCTCCTCCACTCTGGAATTCAATTCCGCCCCACCGGCGAACTCTGTCACCGCGCCGTTGTTACGAAACCCAAGAGTGAAGACTTATTTATACGTCGGAATGACCGGGATAACCGTCGGTGGACGACCCCTTTCCATTCCCCCTTACATTTTCGCCGTCGACGCTACCGGAAGAGGTGGGGTGATCGTCGACTCCGGCACCGCCGTGACTCGGTTGCAGTCTCAAGCCTACAATTCTCTGCGCGACGCCTTCACTCGGCAAGCAAGAAACTTGAAACCCACCGAAGGGTTTTCCCTGTTCGATACATGTTTCGATTTCTCAGAGTTGACGAGAGTGGCGGTGCCGACGGTGGGGTTGACGTTCACCGGAGGTAAAACGCTGCCGTTAAAACCAGAGAATTACCTGATTCCGGTGGATTCACGTGGGAAGTTTTGTCTTGCCTTTGCTCCGACAGATTCATCACTGTCGATCATCGGTAATGTCCAGCAGCAAGGGACACGTGTCGGTTACGACTTGACTAAATCGACCGTCAGTTTTTCGCCcaataattgttaa